One segment of Ricinus communis isolate WT05 ecotype wild-type chromosome 8, ASM1957865v1, whole genome shotgun sequence DNA contains the following:
- the LOC8270726 gene encoding GDSL esterase/lipase 2: MANSRFHNYLLVLWASLLLHPSSQSQPNLHSHRNHVALFIFGDSLFDVGNNNYLKSPIGSANFWPYGETFFKHPTGRVSDGRLIIDFIAEYLKLPLIFPYLQPGNHQFTDGVNFASGGAGALVETHQGDEGRVIDLKKQVSYLKNVKHQIKKQIGGEETKTLLSKAIYIISIGGNDYAAPSIEFESFPKEDYVEMVIGNLTSVIKDIYKIGGRKFVFVGVGSFDCAPIMRSLEEHRGSCNKEIKAMIELHNLKLSNTLKEIQGRLKEFHYVFFDFYTTLSERISNPSKFGFKEAKVACCGAGPYRGDSNCGLAKGFEVCHDVSEYIFFDSIHPTEKVYKQLANLIWNGSHNVSRPCNLKEMLEA; this comes from the exons ATGGCAAATTCAAGATTCCATAACTACTTGTTGGTTTTGTGGGCAAGCCTTCTTCTTCACCCAAGCAGCCAATCTCAACCTAATTTACACTCTCATAGGAACCATGTTgccttatttatttttggggATTCACTATTTGATGTTGGCAACAATAACTACCTCAAAAGCCCAATTGGCTCGGCCAATTTCTGGCCATATGGCGAGACATTCTTTAAGCATCCTACTGGCAGGGTTTCTGATGGTCGACTaatcattgattttattg CTGAATATTTAAAGTTGCCATTAATTTTTCCATATCTCCAGCCCGGAAATCATCAATTTACAGATGGGGTGAACTTTGCTTCAGGTGGGGCTGGTGCTTTAGTCGAAACCCATCAGGGAGATGAAGGAAGA GTGATAGACCTTAAAAAACAAGTTAGTTACTTGAAGAATGTGAAGCACCAGATAAAGAAGCAAATAGGTGGTGAAGAAACTAAGACATTGTTGTCCAAAGCAATTTACATAATTAGCATTGGAGGCAACGATTATGCAGCACCTTCTATCGAGTTTGAATCCTTCCCTAAGGAAGATTATGTGGAGATGGTCATCGGCAACCTGACCTCTGTGATCAAA gatatttataaaattggtGGAAGGAAATTTGTGTTTGTAGGTGTGGGATCATTTGATTGTGCACCAATCATGAgatcacttgaagaacacagaGGCAGTTGcaacaaagaaattaaagctATGATAGAGCTACATAATTTAAAGCTTTCTAATACACTTAAAGAGATTCAGGGTCGCCTCAAGGAGTTTCATTATGTGTTTTTTGATTTCTATACAACTTTAAGTGAAAGAATAAGTAACCCTTCAAAATTTG GTTTCAAGGAGGCCAAAGTGGCATGTTGTGGAGCTGGTCCATACAGAGGAGATTCAAACTGTGGATTAGCAAAAGGTTTTGAAGTATGTCATGATGTGAGTGAATATATCTTCTTTGATTCTATTCATCCTACTGAGAAGGTATATAAGCAACTTGCTAATTTAATATGGAATGGAAGTCATAATGTGAGTAGGCCCTGTAATCTTAAGGAAATGCTTGAGGCATAG